ataaaaaaaaggtagaCTCTGTTCATTGCTGCTATATGCGTTGCTGCTTGCGAGGTCTGGTGATTCTCGTGCTACCTGCGAGTAAAGATCGGCTGCGACAGCACAGCGTAGTTCTGGCTGCTTTCGGCAATTTCTGTGCTCGAGTGCTCTCAGCAATATCTCAGCACTCTGACCCCCCAGACTGCTCACGCTCGCACACTTTCGCCTGACTGGTCGCGAACTCGCTTTCACCAGACCACCAACCGCTCGCTCGCTACTGCACACTGCATACTGCTTACAGCCCCGCTACTCGGCTTACTGCTTACTCAGCTACCCCCATCATCAGCTACACTCGCCACGCCACTCCTTCCCACCGCCTGTGGCACCATAAAATAACAACTTAGTTACATGAAATAACTTCGCTGCTTCCATATTTGACTCtatcatttatattatacaagtatTGACGATTCAAGCGGATATCAAATGGATGTCATgtgttttttctgtttttaaaaTCTTAAAATTATGGGGTACATTAAAATGAGATGGATGATTGTTTAAGTGAGCATTCTCAAGATGAAACAATGATAAACATACCCAAATCAATACATTACATGTATCTCATggtttcattgtttttttccccaaGCACACTGCCAATTTTGTCAcacactttttatttttaccatgTATTATGTTATATTCAGTGTAGAACTAGTGagtgcataaaaaaaatattgttattctAAGGAACCTGTAAagatttcaactttttttactttggTTCACAAATTATGTGGACTTGTAAAAATGCGCGGAGTCACACACACAATTCTGTTTCCGAAGAAcagcacaaaaataaaatgtgttttcaaattatgaaaaaaaaaccttgttTTAAAAACTGATGCAAACCGACAATTTATCAACGTGATCaaaatagtttgaaaaaaaaaaaagaaaaataataatctgaGTATATCAAGATCgtctttatttaattattcataataTCAAACATGAAACCTGGCatataaaattttcgaccCATTATTGCCAATTTAATAACTACATGGTAATACTTTATCAAGTGAAACTTTAATAAAGTCAGCAATGATACTTTCGAACTCATCTGAGAATACAAAGGCAACTTTAAGGCTATCCATCCATTTTACAATTGTTATGATTATACGAACATTACTATTACTACTATTgttattcttcttcttattattattatcattaatgtTACGATTATTGCTGAGAAGGTATTCCtatcaaatttcatcgatCATACGATTAAAATTATGCAGTAATTATTGATATTCAAAACTACTACAGGGAATATTAATTCCATGATGTATCACTGAGAGAACATTTACAGTCTTCTAGATCTATACAACACTCATTTTTATTAGTTGATTCAATTTCAAGCAAAAATATTAGCCTTTGCAGCataatttactttattataAATGGCAAATTTACACAAACAAACCTGTAAATCGCACTACAGAACATAGAACTTAAGTTTAACGCTCGGACATATCATGATTCTCAACTTCTAATACAAgttaaagaaaatttgtatGCTCAGGTAGGGTCAATCTAATTAAGGGTAATGTGAGCAAAACTACATTCAATATCAGAGTACAATGATTCTGTACAAATTTAGATTTAATTGTCAATTAGTTTTGAAGGTTTTTGTAAGTTCAGTTTAGTGTTCCAATCTCCATAGGGCGTGGAATTACTTGTTCTAAGTTTTGTTTCAATTGTTAATCTACCTGTAGTACCTGACTGAATTACTGAATTCGCACGATTTTTATAGCTTTTTCATGATATTACACAAAAAGATTTGGAAACATCTGAGTCAGAGAATTTGATCCGTACAATCTTGTGAAAACTCGACATGAAGCAAAAATATTGAAGTTTTAAGAGCTATTTTCAAGGGATAGAAAATTTTAAGCAAGAaaccgtttttattttcaatgatgaaAACTATCATTACAAACGAGTTGAATAGTGCAAATATGATGACtcttttacaaaaattgtactgaaaatttgtaaagaaaaaaatagctTGCGAACACTCGTATCACAACAACCTTACACAATTGCACTACAATTCTCATGAATTTAGTTTAGAAGTAGATGAgtcattaatttcaatgataactTCAAACTTGTTATACAAAAATATGGAATACGACTATTTAGCTGAAGTGTAATCCACatacaattgtaattatttatttacttttatttttgggTAGTTTTCTATatggtgttgaaaaaataaaaaacgtcaACATGGTACTGTTTTAGATCACAAGAAGGTCGGATTAATTATAGTATCAAATTGAATCACGAGAAAGAGCATGGCAAAGGAATATCTGATGTTCATGACAAAACCTAACTAATGGTGTAATCTAAATCAGCAACAATAATAAACGTCTAAATTGTTGAAGATTTCATTCTTAAAACCGTAGCTTTCTCAAGTCTTTGCTAATGTAGTTTATGTATATTACACTATAATTAAACTAGgttctttttattcaaaacCCACCCAAGTGCGTCATTGTAGggtaatataataaatgataGAAAGATGTGAACAAGGTAATGTGGCTTAGGTACAGAGTATAATGGAATACCTTTATTGTTTTGTCAGAATGCTTTACTGCTTTTGCAACTGAGCACATCCATCAGTTCCCTGCTATACACTCTGAGCCATATCATCTTCAATCCCTACAAGCAAAAAGATGAATTATAGAAAGACTATTTTCCCAATTCAATTCAAGACTGATATGAGTTAATTATTCCAGTGTTTGAggtgcaaaatttttataaactacAAATGGTATGAAGATGGATATGTAGTAATGCTTACCTTGACTTGGAACGGCTATCTTTCTGTCTTTCCTGCGATTTGCTGCGTGAGTGTGACTTGCCACGAGAGCTCTTGCTGTCCGAACGGGAACGACTGCGGCTGCGACTGTAAGATCGTTTGCGATCTCGATCGCGACTGCGTGACCTAGACCGAGACCTGGAACGTGAACGTCTACGGTCCCTGCTTCTGCTACGTGATCTGACAAATGAATGAGGGTATTTGAAGTTAACGATTCGcggttgaaaatgaattttgactTTAATAATTTAATTCGTTACTTCTTTCCAAAAGTTGAACAAAGGGTTGATGATTTCAACTACAAAATACACAGAATAGGGAATGTCTCGGTAAGAACATCtgcataaaaatcattaaTCGCTTTTCATTCATGTAGCCGACCTAACGGAATTGTAAAGAACTAACAAAACTCTACCAAATACGTTATCAATATCTTGATGCAACAATGAGGATCAAAACAGGGAAATCAGTCAACAATGAACCGAGAGACTGGTTAATAGAAGAAAGACTAACCTTCCGCGACGTCGGCTTCCGCGGCTTCGGTGCGGTGAAGTTGGCCGTCCATAACGAGCCATCTGAACTCTCAACTCCCTGCCGTCAAGGAGACGTCCATCCATGGCGTCAAGTGCATCTTCGGCGTCCCGCTTGTCGTAGAATCTGCGGAAAATAGAATAGAGCGTACAGTACTAGGGTCAGAATAACGAATACGGAACTGAAAATAGCCGGGGCAAAAATATTGAGCGGCAGCTGCGTGTGAGACGGGTGACGTCACGGGTCCCGTTTACGACGTACGTACGCGTTTTATGTACACATTCAAGCAATTAACATAGCGCGCGACGATCGTCGGTTGGGAGGCAAGGTAAGAGGGTAATTTTATGTAAGATTACCTGACGAAGGCGAAGCCTCGACTCTCACGGGTGAATCGGTCACGAGGTATGTAAATGTCCCCAACTTCGCCGCATCGCTCGAACACGCGTCTCAGATCCTCCGGCGTTGTTCTATACGTGAGATTATCGACTTTCAACGACACCATGCCGTCGATACGGGGCGGCGGCCTGCCGTAGCTCATTTTCTTGTTACTCTTGTATACTTTCACTGACAATAGAATAGCGTATTCACACCAAATTAAGCAAAATAAACCGCCGCTCTGTCTTTCGCATCGAACGATGCCAAGATGGCGAATGACGGAAGCACCGAAACTTTCAACAAGGGGAGGTGGCGCGGCGGAACCGGAAATCTGGACGCGCGTACGACGCGGACGCCGCCGAATTAATTCACTGACGAAGTCAAATCCACTTACGGCGGGCTGCGTTTGAAACTTCCCACTATTTGTGACGCGTTCGAATACACTACCGCATTTAACGGTTTCAGGataaatgtaattaaaaaaatggaacagcaataaataaatatgtgaaAATTACTAGAATGCAATAATTGTTGTGCCCACGAAACCCtcttatttaaattttttttttttttctaaataaacaAAAGTGAACTTTGTTGAATCATCGTTGTGGGATAGAGTATCCGGTCTTGACTTTGCTCTCTATTTTTTAAGTCTCTTTCACcccaaattttatttcacctcTTAACCTTTTACTGATAATACAACTGCACGAAATTCAAATagtgaaaatggaaaaaatgtcaCTGAGAGATATCGGCTTAATGTACGACGAGCAGttcaacaaaaaaatggaGATAGCTAAATTTTTGCTCAAGAATTTAGGCAATAAGAAAGGTTGGCGTACCTAATCTGAAAAAAGCTTTTTACTACTCCTTTTTGACTCATGCAAGATATTACATCAACTCAACAGAGATACAATTGGCAACTAAATGGCTTATCAGAGTGAGCAACATAAAATCAGCTGACTTggaagtgaagaaaaataggAACGCCTTCCTGTCATACGTGGTAAAAGTTCTGCGCGACGGTGTTCTGCGTGGCTGTTTAGAGTCTGAGCCAGATTTACTCTGTGATCCGGATAATAGTTTGGCATTTTTGGATTACCCAGTAAAATCtattacaaaataatataaaattctaGAACTTTTTATTACCACTATCAGGGTATCatgaaatgtaaataaaatcacTCAACATCAGGATGAATTCACTGGGAAGTCTGcggaagaaattttaaaagacACGGTTAACCAGCCGATGATTCAGTTCCACTCAAAATGGTCCGAGGATCACAGAACATATGTGGCGGTAAAGCCAATACCAGGAAGAGGAGCTCTGGTCTACATGGCAGTTTCGAAGAAACCAGGCATGCAGAATTGGGACCTTCCTTCTCTTAAGAAAGCCCCCCAAGATTAGCGTTTATTAGATCAATTTCACTATATAATCTTGGTATGAATAATGTAGATATTGGTGGTCATATGTAATGTATTATAGCATGattaagaaataataataaaacgtaTTACCTGTGAAATGCTTTGTCACAATGTTGAATAAAGTATACAGAATACAGAATTATcaacacattattttttattgaagaTTTTTATGAAGCTGCGTCTGTGGTATC
The sequence above is drawn from the Neodiprion pinetum isolate iyNeoPine1 chromosome 2, iyNeoPine1.2, whole genome shotgun sequence genome and encodes:
- the SC35 gene encoding serine/arginine-rich splicing factor 2 isoform X1; protein product: MSYGRPPPRIDGMVSLKVDNLTYRTTPEDLRRVFERCGEVGDIYIPRDRFTRESRGFAFVRFYDKRDAEDALDAMDGRLLDGRELRVQMARYGRPTSPHRSRGSRRRGRSRSRSRDRRRSRSRSRSRSRSRDRDRKRSYSRSRSRSRSDSKSSRGKSHSRSKSQERQKDSRSKSRD
- the SC35 gene encoding serine/arginine-rich splicing factor 2 isoform X2, producing MSYGRPPPRIDGMVSLKVDNLTYRTTPEDLRRVFERCGEVGDIYIPRDRFTRESRGFAFVRFYDKRDAEDALDAMDGRLLDGRELRVQMARYGRPTSPHRSRGSRRRGRSRSRSRSRDRDRKRSYSRSRSRSRSDSKSSRGKSHSRSKSQERQKDSRSKSR
- the LOC124211101 gene encoding uncharacterized protein — encoded protein: MEKMSLRDIGLMYDEQFNKKMEIAKFLLKNLGNKKEIQLATKWLIRVSNIKSADLEVKKNRNAFLSYVVKVLRDGVLRGCLESEPDLLCDPDNSLAFLDYPDEFTGKSAEEILKDTVNQPMIQFHSKWSEDHRTYVAVKPIPGRGALVYMAVSKKPGMQNWDLPSLKKAPQD